GACAGCTCATCCATCGCCATCAGCTCCCGGCCTACTTTCTGATAGTTCTGGCCGTAGGAGGGGGAGTTCCCTTTGGTGATACTGTTATTGAGCATATGGATGGTTTCCTTGCCGAGGACTTCCGTCAGGTCTTTCAGCGTGGTCTTTTCCTTGCCGCCTAAAAACAGCGCCGTATCGCAGTTGCCCACGATGGTTTCGGCGTTGTCCTTATAAATGGCTTTGAGCTGGCTCTGCGCCTGCAAAATCACGCAGGCCGATATCTCCCGGCTCCTTATGGTGGCAATGAGCTTTTCAAACTTGGGGATCTGCCCGATGTTGGCGAATTCGTCCAAAAGGCACCGCACATGCACCGGCAGCCTGCCGCCGTATTCATTGTCCGCCTTATCACACAGAAGGTTAAACATCTGGCTGTACATGAGAGCCGCAACGAAGGAAAAGCTGTCGTCGGTGTCGGAAATAATGACGAACAGGGCGCTCTTGCGGTCGCCCAGGGTATCCAGCTCCATCTCGTCATAGGCGACCAAATCCCGCATTTCTTTAATGTCAAAGGGGGCGAGCCTGGCTCCGCAGGATATCAGGATGGATTTTGCCGTCTTGCCCGCCGCCAGCTTGTATTTCTTATACTGCCTTACGGCGAAATGCTGCGGAGAACGCTCCTCCAGCGCGTCGAACATGAAATCGACCGCATTTTTAAACGACTCGTCATCCTCCCGCACCTCCATGGCATTGATCATTTCCACCAGCGTATTGAGGTTGCGTTCCTCGTCGGGAGCCTCATAGTGGATGTAGCCGATCAGCGCGCAGTAGAGCAGGGTTTCGGCTTTCACCCAGAAATCTTCCCCGGATTTGCCCTCCCCCTTGGTGTTGACAATTAAAGCCGTAACCAGCTTCAAAATGTCTTTTTCCGAGCGGAGATATGCAAAGGGATTGTAGTGCATGGACTTTTTAAAGTCGATGGTATTGAGGATTTTGATGTGGTAGCCGTTTCGCTGCAAGAGTTTCCCGCACTCCAAAATCAGCGTCCCCTTGGGGTCGGTGATGACGTAGGAGGAATGCAGCTGCATCAGGTTGGGCTTCAGCCAGAACCGGGTTTTCCCGGAGCCGGAGCCGCCGACAATCAGGACATTTTTATTCCGGGCATACTTTGGCTTTTTGGGGCGGCTGTTCATGGTCAGTCCCTCGGTGGCCGTCAAAATGACATTCTGCTCCGGATTTTCATCCATATATGGCTTGATATCGGAAAGAGTCCCCCAGCGGGCGGAGCCGTACTCCATATCCTTGCGCCACTTTTTCGCATTCTTCCTTTTGAAATATACGATCCCATACACGACGGCGGTGCCCGCAAGCCCCGCCAGAAGGTCATGGGGATGAAGGGAGGGCATCGGCCTTGCCATCACAGTGTCCAGCAGACTGATACTGCGAATCACCTGATCGATGGTATCCGTGCCGGGAACCAGCCTCCAGGCTTGCCCCAGCTTATCCGCAAACCAGAACACCGGAAGATACGGCAGATAGGGAAGAACATATTTTTTCAGTTGATCGGTATTCATCGCTCTGGGCCTCCCCGGTCTTTGTGCTTTACGCGGTCAACCGTCAGATTCTTGACCAGTTCCTTAAACCGGTTCAGCTGTGCCAGAACGGAGGGCCTTTCGGTGGTACGTTTCAGCGTTTTTGCGCTAAAGTCCTTAAAGGCGGCGGTCATGGCGTCGGTATCCCGGCCTTTAAAAAACACCAGCCATTTCGTAGGTGTCACGGTCGCGTCCTTTTTCAGCGCAAAATCAATGCCGTATTTCCTGGCATAGGGTTCAAAGCTCTTGATGTTCTGATCGGTGATTTCGATATTGGACAGTCCGGCGTTCTGCCCCGCAAGCTGCTTTAGTGTCTGCTTGCCGTGCGGGGGCGCGTCCCTGGCCTGCTTCATTTTCCGAAGCGCCGCCCGCATTGCCTTTGCCAGAAGCCTGCCGGTCAGCTTTGCGCCGCGCACTGTGAGCGCCACGGTCTTTTCGTTGACTTGTTCCTGCATATCCGTAAACTCCTTTCCTCAAAAATTTCAAGTCCTGTAAACCGGCTGAAAAGAAAACAGCCGCCCTTGGATAGGCGGCGTCAGGCATTTGCGGCATCATCGTCCTCCATCAGAGAAATAACACCGTTTTCTTTCAGCATTTTGTAGAGGAACAGGCGGCCCGCCTGTGTCCAGTAGGTGTGCATGACGCTCCGCTCCTCATTGACCTGATAGGTTCTGGAGCAGGTATAGCCCTTCCCGGCATAAGGCTGATACAAAAGCCAGGTGCTGCCCAGCTTGTATTGAATGCCCAGCTCATGCAAAAGCCGGTTAAAGGATACCGCCGTCATGCCGTAATCCTTGGCAATGACGCTGACCTGCACGGCGTTCCTGCTTTGCAGGATGCGGTCATAATACCGCGCCTTGGGCGTCAGAACCTCAATGCGTTCCCGAAGAACCGTATTTTCCTCCCGCTGCATGAGCAGGCTGTTTAAAAGCTCTGCGGTAAAGGAGGAACTGCGGAGCGCCTTTTCCAGCGTATCCTCCGTAAGGTATGCGCCGTGCCTGCGGATGGAGGGAAGCACCTCCGTGGTGATCCAGCGGCGAAAGGCTTTGGCCTTTGGTTTGTCTGAACGGAGAATGACGGCGTAAAGGCCGCTTTCATTGATCATAGTGGTGAGCTGATTTCTGCCGATGCCGTCGATGACCGGAATTTGATTCCGCTCATCCTCATCCAGCCGCTCGGCGACCTTGTGAGGGCTGTTCAGACCCAATGCGGCGCATACATCTTTCAGTACCCACCACGGCAGACTATTAATCTCCATCACCCGCACCCTGCCGAAGGCTTCATTTTCAAAAATCTGAATGGGATGTTCCATCTGATTTACTCCTTCCTTATATAATGGAAACCGCCGCCCGGTCGGGGCGGCTTCTCTGCTCCCTCAGCGCCCGGATTTCAGCCAGCAGCGCCTCGTTATAGTCCTTGCCTATATGCGGAGGGGAAACAGTGATGCAAAGCGTCCGGTCGCGGAGACCTTCATCCTCATAGACCGCCGCCCGGATTTTCTCCACGGCTTCCAGACCGGTTTTATCCTGATCCAGCCCCAGCACAATATGGCTGACCTTGGAATGCTCTTGTAGAAAGTGCAGCAGTGCCAGGGGGGATACGCCGCTCAAAGAGAGATAATGCAGGCTGTTCCATCCGGCGCTCCGGTACTTTTGCATTGTTGCCATGGAGAGGGCGTCAATGGGAGCCTCGGCTACCATCACGACCTCGCCGGGAGGGGCGGCTGCCGGGAGCAAAAATCCATACCGCTTGTCGCTGCCCTCAATATCCTGCCGGAAGCCGCCCGTGATGGCGCGGACGCAGGCAAAGCGTACCCTTCCTTTTTCATTCCGCTGACCGACAAAGACACAGTTATGGTATTTGCGCCCTTCATAGAGAATTTTGGTCTCCATACATTTCCGGAGGATATCCTGATCAATACCCCGGCTCCGCAGATAGGCAAAAGCGCGGTCGTTGTTGCGGTTTCTGGCTGGCAAGGCAAAGGCTTTCGGCTTTTTGGGCGGCGGAGGCTTGCCGGGGACAGCGGGAAAAGGCCCGGCGCGGGCTTCATAGACAAGCGCCTGAACCGCCTCCGTAAACTCCATACCCCGTACCCGGATCAGGTAATTCAACGCTGTTGTGCCGCCGAAGCCCCGGCTGTGCCAGTGCCATTTCCCATTGGAAACGGTCAGGCTGTCATGATCGCGCAAACGGTATTCATGGCCGGTCTTTTTCAGGTTGTTCGGTTCATGTTCAAGCAGATAGGCAAGAATATCCACCTGCTTGGCTTTTGCAATTTGTTCCTCCGTCACCCATGGCATGGCGGCACCGCTCCTTTCTTTGGAAATTTGGGGGCAAAGCAAAAAACAGGGCGCTCGCCATCATCAGCGAACGCCCTGTTTTTTACTTTGTCCGGTATTCAGTTTAACTGACCGCCTGCTTTCTATGCCAGCTTTCCAAAAGCCCCAAAATGACCTTTTCCATCTGCTTCGGCGTGTAATCTTTGGGGAAATACTGTTTCAAGCGGCTTCCGGTCAGCGTCACTTTGACCGGCTCCTTTTTTTCCTCCGCCAGAATGGAGTCCATGACCGGGAGTGTCAATTCCCCGGACTGGCTGAGCTTTTTCAGCCGCTGCGCCTGGGATGCGGAAGGGGTTGCTTCATATTTTTCCATACATTCCAACAGCCATGACTGTTCCTTTCGGCTCAGCTTATACAGATGGTCTGCCGCAATGGAAAATCCGATTTTATCCGCGTCAACCATATCAAGCAGGACAGGAACCAATTCAGTCAGGTGTACATACCGGTATATTTGGTTCTTGCTCTTGCCGGTCTGTGCCTCTAAGACTTCTACGGACAATGTTCCGGGGTCAATTCCGTCCACCTTGCGTCCGCGGTGGCATAATGCCTCCATCTTCATGCGGAGCGCCCAGGCCAATTCGCTCGGCAGTACCTTCTCCTGCGGCAGATTGGCATTGACCATCAGGATCGTGGCAGTATCATCGTCCATTTCCCGAATGATGGCTGGAATATGTTCCAGTCCGGCCAGTTCACAGGCCCGCACAATCCGCTGACCTGCGACAATTTCATACCCTTCCGCAGCAAGAGGACGGATAAGGCAAGGGAGAACCGGGCCTCCTTCCTTGATGCTTTCTACATTTTCCAGCATGGCTGCATCTTCGCATACCCGGAAAGGGTAGTTTTCAAAGGGATACAATTCGCATAAGGGGATTTCGACAATCTGCTCCCGCTCCGCGTTTATGGAGATCGTGTTGGACTGAAAGATTTCATCATAGCTGACAAGAGCCAGCGCACCGTTGGTTTTAGGCACTTACACGCACCTCCCTAATACGGGGGCCATACGCGGCCAGGAGCTTTTCCGTCAGGTTTTCATAGGCGGCGGCGACCTTGCCGCACGGGTCATGGGCATAGATGCTTTTTCCCAGCTTGGTGATCTCAGAAGCTCGTACCGAACGCGGAATTCTCCCGAATATCGTGAGCTTATCGCCATACGCCGCCGTCAGCGTTTCGATGATTTCCCGTGCGTCGTTCGTGCGCTCATCTACCATTGTCATAAGGATGCCGGTAATGGAAAGGCCCGGATTGATCTGACGGCGCACACGAGCGATGGTTTTGAGAAGCAGTTCCAGTCCCTTTGCGGACAGATATTCCGCCTGAACGGGTATGAGAACGGAATCAGCCGCCGCAAGCGCGTTGATGGCGAGCATCCCCAGCGAGGGCGAGGTATCCACAAGGATAAAGTCATACATCGGCTTTACAACTTCGATGTATTGGCGTAAAATGGTTTCACGGCTCATGGCATTGACAAGCGAGATTTCCACGCCGGAAAGCTCGATGCTGGCAGGCATAAGGTCAACGCCTTCCCCGTGATGGATAATCCCCTCCGATACCGGCAGGGGATTATCCTGTAGTATCCCGCTCATCACATGCGCGAGGGTGACGGGCAGTTCGTCCGGCTTTGGGAAGCCCAGGCTGATTGTGAGCGACGCCTGTGGGTCGTTGTCGATCAGCAGGACTTTTTTGCCCTGCCGGGCAAGGCCAATTCCGAGATTGGCTGCTGTGACCGATTTTCCTACGCCGCCTTTTTGGTTTGACAGCGCGATAATGGTTGCAAACATGGGAATGTGATCTCCTTTCTACGATAAAAATAATAGGGGCAACGCTTAAATCCGCTCATTTGCGGGGATTTATTGGTTGCTCCTATTATTACACATTCCCAATGAATGGAAAGAATAAGGAAAGATAAATACTTAATCACATGGTCATGCCGCCTTATGTGGGTTTTTTCATGCAATATTATATAGCTTTTTTCATTCTCATTAAGTCCTGACGGGATATATATTTTGGGTTTAAATAATCCCAATACAAAAGGAGTTTTTAAATTTTCTGATTGGTAAATATTTTCATTAATAGCTCTGGAACCTTCAAGGAATTTTTTGAGACGTATCATCGACATAATGCTGTAAATAATCATAACGGTCATGCCAATAATCTAGATATAGCCGGCAATTAAAAATAGAATTTGCAGAGGATTTGCGTTCATTATAGGAGCAGTATTCGGAATGAGATTTACGGCGCTTTCTGATATATCTATGCCACCTTCAAATTGCGTCAAAGACTGCATTCCAATATCGACCGGAATAGGCCGCGATTTAAAAGGGATAAGGCTTAAATCACTTTCAAATGAAAATGGGATTATAAGCCTGAAGCCTGCAACTGTCCATAGTGCATATGATATAGCCTTTGGTGCTTTTTTTATCAATAGCCGTACCAGTACAATGGCAGCAATAACATAACTTGCTGTAATATTCATATTAAAGATAGTAATAAATAAATTCAA
The Oxobacter pfennigii DNA segment above includes these coding regions:
- a CDS encoding ParA family protein, whose protein sequence is MFATIIALSNQKGGVGKSVTAANLGIGLARQGKKVLLIDNDPQASLTISLGFPKPDELPVTLAHVMSGILQDNPLPVSEGIIHHGEGVDLMPASIELSGVEISLVNAMSRETILRQYIEVVKPMYDFILVDTSPSLGMLAINALAAADSVLIPVQAEYLSAKGLELLLKTIARVRRQINPGLSITGILMTMVDERTNDAREIIETLTAAYGDKLTIFGRIPRSVRASEITKLGKSIYAHDPCGKVAAAYENLTEKLLAAYGPRIREVRVSA
- a CDS encoding M56 family metallopeptidase, producing MLNLFITIFNMNITASYVIAAIVLVRLLIKKAPKAISYALWTVAGFRLIIPFSFESDLSLIPFKSRPIPVDIGMQSLTQFEGGIDISESAVNLIPNTAPIMNANPLQILFLIAGYI
- a CDS encoding VirD4-like conjugal transfer protein, CD1115 family; this translates as MNTDQLKKYVLPYLPYLPVFWFADKLGQAWRLVPGTDTIDQVIRSISLLDTVMARPMPSLHPHDLLAGLAGTAVVYGIVYFKRKNAKKWRKDMEYGSARWGTLSDIKPYMDENPEQNVILTATEGLTMNSRPKKPKYARNKNVLIVGGSGSGKTRFWLKPNLMQLHSSYVITDPKGTLILECGKLLQRNGYHIKILNTIDFKKSMHYNPFAYLRSEKDILKLVTALIVNTKGEGKSGEDFWVKAETLLYCALIGYIHYEAPDEERNLNTLVEMINAMEVREDDESFKNAVDFMFDALEERSPQHFAVRQYKKYKLAAGKTAKSILISCGARLAPFDIKEMRDLVAYDEMELDTLGDRKSALFVIISDTDDSFSFVAALMYSQMFNLLCDKADNEYGGRLPVHVRCLLDEFANIGQIPKFEKLIATIRSREISACVILQAQSQLKAIYKDNAETIVGNCDTALFLGGKEKTTLKDLTEVLGKETIHMLNNSITKGNSPSYGQNYQKVGRELMAMDELSVMDGSKCILQLRGVRPFFSDKYDITKHKNYKYLSDSNPKNTFSIERFLSTRLKVNPDEPYEVYEFEPEQEEQTT
- a CDS encoding DUF3991 and TOPRIM domain-containing protein, producing MPWVTEEQIAKAKQVDILAYLLEHEPNNLKKTGHEYRLRDHDSLTVSNGKWHWHSRGFGGTTALNYLIRVRGMEFTEAVQALVYEARAGPFPAVPGKPPPPKKPKAFALPARNRNNDRAFAYLRSRGIDQDILRKCMETKILYEGRKYHNCVFVGQRNEKGRVRFACVRAITGGFRQDIEGSDKRYGFLLPAAAPPGEVVMVAEAPIDALSMATMQKYRSAGWNSLHYLSLSGVSPLALLHFLQEHSKVSHIVLGLDQDKTGLEAVEKIRAAVYEDEGLRDRTLCITVSPPHIGKDYNEALLAEIRALREQRSRPDRAAVSII
- a CDS encoding PcfB family protein, yielding MQEQVNEKTVALTVRGAKLTGRLLAKAMRAALRKMKQARDAPPHGKQTLKQLAGQNAGLSNIEITDQNIKSFEPYARKYGIDFALKKDATVTPTKWLVFFKGRDTDAMTAAFKDFSAKTLKRTTERPSVLAQLNRFKELVKNLTVDRVKHKDRGGPER
- a CDS encoding M56 family metallopeptidase, whose protein sequence is MIIYSIMSMIRLKKFLEGSRAINENIYQSENLKTPFVLGLFKPKIYIPSGLNENEKSYIILHEKTHIRRHDHVIKYLSFLILSIHWECVIIGATNKSPQMSGFKRCPYYFYRRKEITFPCLQPLSRCQTKKAA
- a CDS encoding phage antirepressor, which codes for MEHPIQIFENEAFGRVRVMEINSLPWWVLKDVCAALGLNSPHKVAERLDEDERNQIPVIDGIGRNQLTTMINESGLYAVILRSDKPKAKAFRRWITTEVLPSIRRHGAYLTEDTLEKALRSSSFTAELLNSLLMQREENTVLRERIEVLTPKARYYDRILQSRNAVQVSVIAKDYGMTAVSFNRLLHELGIQYKLGSTWLLYQPYAGKGYTCSRTYQVNEERSVMHTYWTQAGRLFLYKMLKENGVISLMEDDDAANA
- a CDS encoding ParB/RepB/Spo0J family partition protein, translated to MPKTNGALALVSYDEIFQSNTISINAEREQIVEIPLCELYPFENYPFRVCEDAAMLENVESIKEGGPVLPCLIRPLAAEGYEIVAGQRIVRACELAGLEHIPAIIREMDDDTATILMVNANLPQEKVLPSELAWALRMKMEALCHRGRKVDGIDPGTLSVEVLEAQTGKSKNQIYRYVHLTELVPVLLDMVDADKIGFSIAADHLYKLSRKEQSWLLECMEKYEATPSASQAQRLKKLSQSGELTLPVMDSILAEEKKEPVKVTLTGSRLKQYFPKDYTPKQMEKVILGLLESWHRKQAVS